From Streptomyces sp. HUAS MG91, the proteins below share one genomic window:
- a CDS encoding ferritin-like domain-containing protein, which produces MSTHELYTEPVGEPNWQVPSASSARLSWEYDDGRDRLLSLYQKGKDKQWDGARRIDWELEVDPYDPLGTPDESMSLYGTPYWAKMTDKDKGELRKHYASWQFSQFLHGEQGAMVCAARIVESVPDLDAKFYSATQTMDEARHAEIYGRFLHEKMGMLYPINDNLQALLGDTLRDSRWDMPYLGMQVLIEGLALAAFGMIRDTTDKPLPKQILAYVMQDEARHVAFGRMALRDYYKQLTDAELREREEFVIEGCYLMRDRLRGVEVLENFGIPKAQAEQYSEESEFLAMFRQLLFSRIVPCVKDIGLWGKRLQQAYVDMGVFEMGDSNLDLLMAQDEEIAEKLDAERFAAEEQARVSEVEAAIRSGETG; this is translated from the coding sequence ATGTCGACCCATGAGCTGTACACCGAGCCCGTGGGCGAGCCCAACTGGCAGGTTCCATCGGCCAGTTCGGCCCGCCTCAGCTGGGAATACGACGACGGGCGCGACCGTCTGCTGTCCCTGTACCAAAAGGGCAAGGACAAGCAGTGGGACGGCGCCAGACGCATCGACTGGGAGCTGGAGGTCGACCCGTACGACCCCCTCGGCACCCCTGACGAGTCGATGTCCCTGTACGGCACGCCGTACTGGGCCAAGATGACCGACAAGGACAAGGGCGAGCTGCGCAAGCACTACGCGTCCTGGCAGTTCAGCCAGTTCCTGCACGGGGAGCAGGGCGCGATGGTGTGCGCGGCGCGCATCGTCGAGTCCGTGCCCGACCTCGACGCCAAGTTCTACTCCGCGACCCAGACCATGGACGAGGCGCGGCACGCGGAGATCTACGGCCGCTTCCTCCACGAGAAGATGGGGATGCTCTACCCCATCAACGACAACCTCCAGGCCCTGCTCGGCGACACCCTGCGCGACTCCCGCTGGGACATGCCGTACCTGGGCATGCAGGTCCTCATCGAGGGGCTGGCGCTGGCCGCCTTCGGCATGATCCGCGACACCACGGACAAGCCGCTGCCCAAGCAGATCCTCGCGTACGTGATGCAGGACGAGGCCCGCCACGTCGCCTTCGGGCGGATGGCGCTGCGCGACTACTACAAGCAGCTCACCGACGCCGAGCTGCGCGAGCGCGAGGAGTTCGTCATCGAGGGCTGCTACCTCATGCGCGACCGGCTCCGCGGGGTGGAGGTCCTGGAGAACTTCGGCATCCCGAAGGCGCAGGCCGAGCAGTACAGCGAGGAGTCCGAGTTCCTCGCCATGTTCCGGCAGTTGCTGTTCTCCCGGATCGTGCCGTGCGTCAAGGACATCGGGCTGTGGGGCAAGCGGCTCCAGCAGGCCTACGTCGACATGGGCGTCTTCGAGATGGGCGACTCGAACCTCGATCTGCTGATGGCCCAGGACGAGGAGATCGCGGAGAAACTGGACGCGGAGCGCTTCGCGGCCGAGGAGCAGGCGCGGGTCTCCGAGGTGGAGGCGGCGATCCGCTCCGGGGAGACCGGCTGA
- the ligD gene encoding non-homologous end-joining DNA ligase, with protein MTPITEVDGRRLALSNLDKVLYPESGFTKGELLHYYATTAGALLPHLYDRPVSFLRFPDGPGGQRFFAKNVPPGTPAWVKTAEVPRSDGESARQILVQDLPTLMWAANLVTEFHTPQWRAEAPGAADRLVLDLDPGAPADVVQCCEVALWLRERLAEDGLQAYAKTSGSKGLHLLVPLVPTPSAQVSAYAKALAQEAEGALGHLVVHRMTRSLRPGKVFVDHSQNSAAKTTAAPYTLRARPEPTVSAPVTWDEVAGCARADELVFRADDIAPRLRRYGDLLGPLINPARAGRIPG; from the coding sequence ATGACGCCCATCACAGAAGTGGACGGGCGGCGGCTCGCGCTCAGCAATCTGGACAAGGTGCTGTATCCGGAGTCCGGGTTCACCAAGGGCGAGCTGCTGCACTACTACGCGACCACGGCCGGAGCCCTGCTCCCCCACCTGTACGACCGCCCGGTCTCCTTCCTGCGCTTTCCGGACGGTCCCGGGGGCCAGCGCTTCTTCGCCAAGAACGTGCCGCCCGGCACCCCCGCCTGGGTGAAGACGGCCGAGGTGCCGCGTTCGGACGGGGAGAGCGCGCGGCAGATCCTGGTCCAGGACCTGCCCACGCTGATGTGGGCGGCGAATCTGGTCACCGAGTTCCACACCCCGCAGTGGCGGGCGGAGGCGCCGGGCGCCGCCGACCGGCTGGTCCTCGACCTCGATCCGGGGGCGCCCGCCGATGTCGTGCAGTGCTGCGAGGTGGCGTTGTGGCTGCGTGAGCGGCTCGCCGAGGACGGGTTGCAGGCGTACGCGAAGACGTCCGGGTCGAAGGGGCTGCATCTGCTGGTGCCGCTGGTACCGACTCCGTCCGCGCAGGTCAGCGCCTATGCGAAGGCGCTCGCGCAGGAGGCCGAGGGCGCGCTGGGGCACCTCGTCGTGCATCGCATGACGCGCAGCCTGCGGCCCGGCAAGGTGTTCGTCGACCACAGCCAGAACTCCGCCGCGAAGACGACGGCCGCGCCGTACACGCTGCGCGCCCGGCCCGAGCCGACCGTGTCGGCGCCGGTAACCTGGGACGAGGTCGCGGGCTGTGCGCGCGCCGACGAGCTGGTGTTCCGGGCCGACGACATCGCGCCGCGGCTGCGCCGGTACGGGGATCTGCTCGGCCCGCTGATCAATCCCGCCAGGGCCGGGCGGATTCCGGGATGA
- a CDS encoding ATP-dependent DNA ligase, whose amino-acid sequence MRRPVEVALAEPADDLPVDGTGAAWAFEPKFDGHRMVVFRDEDGVVLQARSGRAVTRAFPDLVEAALALPAGTVLDGEVVVWHDGRTDFAAVQRRAAAASAGRARGLARELPASYAAFDLLGDGGGDLRGLPYRERRARLVELLGPLGPPLQAVPATTDRETALVWYEALVATGVEGLVAKRLDGVYRGGRRAWLKIRHSDTRDAVVVGFTGAVGAPRALVVVVAGDGEPVLSVPLSAGVRREAGRLVGAAGSGEVGVVVGVGVGDVPYQLVRRDVELVVEVRQRSTRHGVFSAEVVRFR is encoded by the coding sequence ATGAGGCGGCCGGTGGAGGTGGCGCTGGCCGAGCCGGCCGATGATCTGCCGGTGGACGGTACGGGGGCGGCCTGGGCGTTCGAGCCGAAGTTCGACGGGCATCGGATGGTGGTGTTCCGGGACGAGGACGGGGTGGTGCTTCAGGCCCGGTCCGGGCGGGCGGTGACGCGGGCGTTCCCGGATCTCGTCGAGGCCGCGCTGGCGCTGCCGGCCGGGACCGTGCTCGACGGGGAGGTGGTGGTCTGGCACGACGGGCGTACCGACTTCGCCGCCGTGCAGCGGCGGGCGGCCGCCGCGAGTGCCGGGCGGGCGCGGGGGCTGGCGCGTGAGCTTCCCGCGTCCTACGCCGCGTTCGATCTGCTGGGTGACGGTGGGGGCGATCTGCGCGGGCTTCCCTATCGCGAGCGGCGGGCGCGGCTGGTCGAGCTGCTCGGGCCGTTGGGGCCGCCGTTGCAGGCCGTGCCCGCCACGACGGATCGGGAGACGGCGCTGGTCTGGTACGAGGCGTTGGTCGCCACCGGGGTCGAGGGGCTGGTCGCCAAGCGGCTCGACGGCGTGTACCGGGGAGGGCGGCGGGCCTGGCTGAAGATCCGGCACAGCGACACCAGGGATGCCGTGGTGGTCGGGTTCACCGGGGCGGTGGGGGCTCCGCGGGCGCTGGTGGTCGTGGTGGCCGGGGACGGGGAGCCGGTGTTGAGTGTGCCGTTGTCCGCGGGGGTGCGGCGGGAGGCTGGGCGGCTGGTGGGGGCGGCCGGGAGTGGGGAGGTGGGGGTTGTCGTGGGGGTGGGGGTGGGGGATGTGCCGTATCAACTGGTGCGGAGGGATGTGGAGTTGGTGGTGGAGGTTCGGCAGCGGAGTACTCGGCACGGGGTGTTTTCCGCCGAGGTTGTTCGGTTTCGGTGA
- a CDS encoding SH3 domain-containing protein, with protein sequence MSTRTAATRLGIAVAAVATLAATASPALAADSGLGSGHPVYKGRVTAKSGLNLRDAPTRGSRIVRTEPYNKIVPIFCKTGGDNIGGNNLWYLLTDGTWAWGSAKYIANIGAAPRWC encoded by the coding sequence ATGAGCACACGGACCGCAGCCACCCGTCTCGGCATAGCCGTCGCCGCCGTCGCGACCCTGGCGGCCACCGCATCCCCCGCCCTCGCCGCCGACTCCGGTTTGGGGAGCGGCCACCCCGTCTACAAGGGCCGGGTCACGGCCAAGAGCGGTCTGAACCTGCGTGACGCGCCGACCCGCGGCAGCCGCATCGTGCGCACCGAGCCGTACAACAAGATCGTCCCGATCTTCTGCAAGACGGGCGGCGACAACATCGGCGGCAACAACCTCTGGTACCTGCTGACCGACGGCACCTGGGCCTGGGGCTCGGCGAAGTACATCGCGAACATCGGCGCGGCACCCCGTTGGTGCTGA
- a CDS encoding nuclease-related domain-containing protein codes for MSGLRVIPTWRDGQERLYVYGEDGTNVAWYDRETGRVSLLSESSREAVLAVLGPFIAGPFTVGPPPVPTPVELARLSLHPDDDLAPNRPGEALLISLDREPAPPRRLRADPRRRALAAQQRVGEALDGLEAGGWRVLHSVPLPGGACVHHLLIGPGGLFALHVLPARKQRVRITDPLVAVGRTTPQPLLRRVRADASRASFALTAEVRAALVLVEPGPVDIPAPPRDVRVLTDTDLPTLTRSGALLKPADVEVLHAMARDRTTWRRV; via the coding sequence ATGAGCGGACTGCGCGTCATTCCGACCTGGCGGGACGGTCAGGAGCGGCTCTACGTCTATGGGGAGGACGGCACGAACGTCGCCTGGTACGACCGTGAGACGGGCCGGGTGAGCCTGCTCAGCGAGTCGAGCAGGGAGGCCGTGCTCGCGGTGCTCGGGCCGTTCATCGCCGGGCCGTTCACGGTCGGGCCGCCGCCGGTGCCCACGCCGGTGGAGCTGGCCCGGCTCAGTCTCCACCCGGACGACGACCTCGCGCCGAACCGGCCGGGGGAGGCGCTGCTGATCTCCCTCGACCGGGAGCCCGCACCCCCGCGCAGGCTGCGCGCCGACCCGCGCCGCAGGGCGCTCGCCGCGCAGCAGCGGGTCGGCGAGGCGCTCGACGGGCTCGAAGCGGGCGGCTGGCGCGTCCTGCACTCGGTGCCGCTGCCCGGCGGCGCGTGCGTCCACCATCTGCTGATCGGCCCCGGGGGCCTGTTCGCCCTGCACGTCCTGCCCGCCCGCAAGCAGCGCGTCCGGATCACCGACCCCCTGGTCGCGGTCGGCCGCACCACCCCGCAGCCCCTCCTGCGCCGGGTCCGCGCGGACGCCTCCCGCGCCTCCTTCGCCCTGACGGCCGAGGTGCGGGCCGCACTGGTCCTGGTGGAACCGGGCCCGGTGGACATCCCCGCCCCACCCCGCGACGTCCGAGTCCTGACGGACACCGACCTCCCGACCCTGACCCGCTCCGGCGCCCTCCTGAAACCAGCGGACGTGGAAGTCCTCCACGCAATGGCCCGCGACCGCACGACGTGGCGACGCGTCTGA
- a CDS encoding Ku protein, with translation MRSIWNGAISFGLVSIPIKLVNATENHAISFRQIHLEDGGRIRYRKVCELEDKEVTAAEIGKGYEDADGSIIPITEDDLASLPIPTAKTIEIVAFVPADRIDPLQMDAAYYLSANGVPAAKPYTLLREALKRSQKVAIAKFALRGRERLGMLRVVDDVIAMHGLLWPDEIRAPEDVAPDTRVTVRDAELDLADALMDTLGEVDLADLHDDYREAVENMIAAKASGDEPAEAPAASGDGGGRVIDLMAALEGSVKAAKEARASDSPGGGVAEVTHLAGRTSKKAAAKKKTTSAKKTTTAKKATTDTKKKATSAKKTTAKKTTAAKKATPRKKASA, from the coding sequence GTGCGCTCCATATGGAACGGCGCCATCTCGTTCGGCCTGGTCAGCATCCCCATCAAGCTGGTCAACGCCACCGAGAACCATGCGATCTCCTTCCGCCAGATCCATCTGGAGGACGGCGGCCGCATCCGCTACCGCAAGGTGTGCGAACTGGAGGACAAGGAGGTCACGGCCGCCGAGATCGGCAAGGGGTACGAGGACGCCGACGGCTCGATCATCCCGATCACCGAGGACGATCTGGCCTCCCTGCCCATCCCGACGGCGAAGACGATCGAGATCGTCGCCTTCGTCCCGGCCGACCGCATCGACCCGCTCCAGATGGACGCGGCCTACTACCTCTCGGCGAACGGCGTCCCGGCCGCCAAGCCGTACACCCTGCTGCGCGAGGCCCTGAAGCGCAGCCAGAAGGTCGCCATCGCCAAGTTCGCCCTGCGCGGCCGAGAGCGGCTCGGCATGCTGCGCGTCGTCGACGACGTCATCGCCATGCACGGCCTGCTCTGGCCGGACGAGATCCGCGCCCCCGAGGACGTCGCCCCGGACACCCGGGTCACGGTGCGCGACGCGGAACTCGATCTGGCCGACGCCCTGATGGACACCCTCGGCGAGGTCGACCTCGCCGACCTCCACGACGACTACCGCGAAGCGGTCGAGAACATGATCGCGGCGAAGGCCTCCGGCGACGAGCCGGCGGAGGCACCCGCGGCGTCCGGCGACGGGGGCGGCCGGGTCATCGACCTGATGGCCGCGCTGGAAGGCAGCGTGAAGGCCGCGAAGGAGGCGCGCGCCTCCGACTCCCCGGGCGGCGGGGTGGCCGAGGTGACGCACCTGGCCGGGCGCACCAGCAAGAAGGCGGCGGCGAAGAAGAAGACGACGTCGGCGAAGAAGACGACAACGGCGAAGAAGGCCACGACGGATACGAAGAAGAAGGCGACGTCGGCGAAGAAGACCACCGCGAAGAAGACCACCGCGGCGAAAAAGGCGACCCCGAGGAAAAAGGCGTCCGCCTGA
- a CDS encoding FtsW/RodA/SpoVE family cell cycle protein gives MTGSTGSSGPVATAATSAVPAVRVPRRRGTELVLIVLAVLLSVYGYCDVGLARNGTVPPGAAGYGAGLGVLALLAHCAVRFRAPYADPLLLPIAVLLNGLGLVLIYRLDLETPDSDAAPTQLVWSTLGVGLFIVFVLFLRHHRVLQRYAYLSVVAALVLMILPIFFPAVNGARIWIQIGGFSIQPGEFAKILLAIFFASYLAANRNALRYTGKKVWRFQFPTMRVFAPILVIWLLSVGVLVLETDLGTSLLFFGLFIVMLYVATGRGSWIAIGLVLAAAGAVFVGSFEPHVHSRVQDWLNPFASIEAGLGASQLAQSLFAFAWGGMLGTGLGMGHSILIGFAAKSDFILATAGEELGLAGLTAIFLLYALLVERGYRAGLALRDPFGRLLAVGLASIVALQVFVIAGGVMGLIPLTGMAMPFLAQGGSSLVTNWVIVAILVRISDSARGAMLPEGVQEAGP, from the coding sequence ATGACCGGATCAACGGGTTCATCGGGACCGGTGGCCACCGCGGCCACCTCCGCGGTTCCGGCCGTGCGCGTCCCCCGGCGCCGGGGCACCGAACTCGTCCTGATCGTCCTCGCCGTGCTCCTCAGCGTCTACGGCTACTGCGACGTGGGGCTCGCCAGGAACGGAACCGTTCCGCCCGGCGCCGCCGGTTACGGCGCCGGGCTCGGGGTGCTCGCGCTCCTCGCGCACTGCGCGGTCCGCTTCCGCGCCCCGTACGCCGATCCGCTGCTGCTGCCGATCGCCGTGCTCCTCAACGGCCTCGGGCTGGTCCTCATCTACCGGCTCGACCTGGAGACCCCGGACTCGGACGCGGCCCCCACCCAGCTGGTCTGGTCGACGCTCGGCGTGGGCCTGTTCATCGTCTTCGTCCTCTTCCTGCGCCACCACCGCGTCCTCCAGCGGTACGCGTACCTGTCGGTGGTCGCGGCGCTGGTCCTGATGATCCTGCCGATCTTCTTCCCGGCCGTGAACGGCGCCCGGATCTGGATCCAGATCGGCGGCTTCTCCATCCAGCCCGGCGAGTTCGCCAAGATCCTGCTCGCGATCTTCTTCGCCAGCTATCTCGCCGCCAACCGCAACGCCCTGCGCTACACCGGCAAGAAGGTGTGGCGCTTCCAGTTCCCCACCATGCGGGTGTTCGCGCCGATCCTCGTGATCTGGCTGCTGAGCGTCGGGGTGCTGGTCCTGGAGACCGACCTCGGCACGTCGCTGCTCTTCTTCGGGCTCTTCATCGTGATGCTCTACGTGGCCACGGGCCGCGGGAGCTGGATCGCCATCGGCCTGGTGCTCGCCGCCGCCGGCGCGGTCTTCGTCGGGTCGTTCGAGCCGCATGTGCACAGCCGCGTCCAGGACTGGCTGAACCCTTTCGCCTCCATCGAAGCGGGCCTGGGCGCGAGCCAGCTCGCCCAGTCGCTGTTCGCGTTCGCCTGGGGCGGGATGCTCGGCACCGGGCTCGGCATGGGCCACTCCATCCTCATCGGCTTCGCCGCCAAGTCGGACTTCATCCTGGCGACGGCGGGCGAGGAGCTGGGCCTGGCCGGGCTGACCGCGATCTTCCTGCTGTACGCGCTGCTGGTGGAGCGGGGCTACCGGGCCGGGCTCGCGCTGCGCGACCCGTTCGGCCGACTGCTCGCGGTCGGTCTCGCCTCGATCGTCGCGCTCCAGGTGTTCGTCATCGCGGGCGGGGTGATGGGGCTGATCCCGCTGACCGGCATGGCGATGCCGTTCCTCGCGCAGGGCGGCTCGTCCCTCGTCACCAACTGGGTCATCGTCGCGATCCTCGTACGGATCAGTGACTCGGCGCGTGGCGCGATGCTCCCCGAGGGCGTCCAGGAGGCCGGCCCGTGA
- a CDS encoding HAMP domain-containing sensor histidine kinase translates to MTFPGRRPWLPAWTASLTWKAAAFITVMCCALTALLGILVHVSVTRQTVGEARDRALSRLDEAAGALAAGDRLGPGAAVDPPDLPAPLRDLAARGEHGTMLGRSGARPVMWAAGPASAARPGQASGADRTLAVEVDYEQSARTIDGLDNAILGSSVLAIGATLLVGAFAVTRVTRRLHTTARVARKISAGDLDARVNDRRTKDPRRHQDEVAAVAGALDSMASSLQARILTEQRFTADVAHELRTPLTGLHAAAELLPPGRPTELVRDRVAALRTLTEDLLEISRLDARSERVELDAAWLGPVAERVVRASAATGTGRAEVVVVRDVCVETDRRRLERVLGNLVGNAHRHGAPPVVLTVDGPVITVRDHGEGYPDYLVEHGPQRFRTEGGARGHGLGLTIAFGQAEVLGARLEFTNAADGGALATLTLPYGEPAPA, encoded by the coding sequence ATGACGTTCCCGGGGCGCCGGCCGTGGCTGCCCGCGTGGACCGCGTCGCTCACCTGGAAGGCGGCGGCGTTCATCACGGTGATGTGCTGTGCGCTCACCGCGCTGCTCGGCATCCTCGTGCACGTCTCGGTGACCCGGCAGACGGTGGGCGAGGCCCGGGACCGGGCGCTGTCGCGGCTCGACGAGGCAGCCGGGGCGCTCGCGGCGGGCGACCGGCTGGGCCCCGGCGCCGCGGTCGACCCGCCGGACCTGCCGGCGCCGCTGCGCGACCTCGCGGCGCGGGGCGAGCACGGCACGATGCTCGGCCGGTCGGGCGCGCGCCCGGTGATGTGGGCGGCCGGGCCGGCCTCCGCCGCGCGGCCCGGACAGGCTTCGGGCGCTGACCGCACGCTCGCCGTGGAGGTCGACTACGAGCAGAGCGCCCGCACCATCGACGGCCTCGACAACGCGATCCTCGGCTCGTCGGTGCTGGCGATCGGCGCGACCCTGCTCGTCGGCGCGTTCGCGGTGACCCGGGTGACGCGGCGGCTGCACACCACGGCCCGGGTCGCCCGCAAGATCAGCGCGGGCGATCTGGACGCCCGCGTCAACGACCGGCGCACCAAGGACCCGCGGCGCCACCAGGACGAGGTCGCCGCCGTCGCCGGCGCGCTCGACTCGATGGCCTCCTCGCTCCAAGCCCGCATCCTCACGGAACAGCGCTTCACCGCCGATGTCGCCCACGAGCTGCGCACCCCGCTGACCGGGCTGCACGCGGCGGCCGAGCTGCTGCCGCCGGGCCGCCCCACCGAGCTGGTCCGCGACCGGGTCGCCGCGCTGCGCACGCTCACCGAGGACCTGCTGGAGATCTCCCGGCTCGACGCGCGCAGCGAGCGGGTGGAGCTGGACGCGGCGTGGCTGGGGCCGGTCGCCGAGCGGGTCGTGCGCGCCTCGGCGGCGACCGGCACCGGTCGGGCCGAGGTCGTCGTCGTACGGGACGTGTGCGTGGAGACCGACCGGCGGCGCCTGGAGCGGGTGCTCGGCAACCTCGTCGGCAACGCCCACCGGCACGGCGCCCCGCCGGTGGTGCTGACCGTCGACGGGCCGGTGATCACCGTGCGGGACCACGGCGAGGGCTACCCGGACTATCTGGTGGAGCACGGCCCGCAGCGGTTCCGCACCGAGGGCGGGGCGCGCGGGCACGGGCTCGGGCTGACCATCGCGTTCGGCCAGGCCGAGGTCCTGGGCGCGCGGCTGGAGTTCACGAACGCGGCGGACGGCGGGGCGCTGGCGACGCTGACGCTGCCGTACGGCGAACCGGCGCCCGCCTGA
- a CDS encoding penicillin-binding protein 2 has protein sequence MTKYIRRASVFCFVLLVALLLNAARVQVFEAQSLDDNSANRRETIQRYDQPRGNILVQGKPITGSRNTGETYKYERTYKNGPLYAPVTGYASQTYGTTFVESAEDDVLSGTDAMLSTVPFWNEISRFQNPGGNVETTIDAGAQQAAYDGLGGKKGAVAAIDPSTGKILALVSTPSYDPGNIAGTGQSDVNAWNSLNGSSSRPMLNRAIRETYPPGSTFKVVTAAAVLENGIVDGTGTATDTPSPYTLPGTTTQLTNESSSDACENATLEYAMAASCNTVFANLGVKVGLSGMVKMAQNFGFNDTKMRIPMTAAKSNFDTDMDKAQLALSSIGQFDTSATPLQMAMVSAAVANGGTLMQPHLVEKTTKKNGTTVSTTDNKSYQQVMSAYTATQLQQLMVDVVEKGTGTNARIPGMTVGGKTGTAQNGVNNEGVPYAWFISYAQGPDASTPQVAVAVVVEDASANRADISGGGSAAPIARSVMEAVLGSSRG, from the coding sequence GTGACCAAGTACATCCGCCGCGCGTCCGTCTTCTGCTTCGTCCTGCTGGTCGCGCTGCTCCTGAACGCGGCCCGGGTCCAGGTCTTCGAGGCGCAGTCGCTGGACGACAACTCGGCGAACCGGCGCGAGACCATCCAGCGCTACGACCAGCCGCGCGGGAACATCCTGGTGCAGGGCAAGCCGATCACCGGCTCGCGGAACACCGGGGAGACGTACAAGTACGAGCGGACGTACAAGAACGGGCCGCTGTACGCGCCCGTCACCGGGTACGCCTCGCAGACGTACGGCACGACGTTCGTGGAGAGCGCCGAGGACGACGTCCTGTCCGGCACCGACGCGATGCTGTCGACGGTCCCCTTCTGGAACGAGATCTCGCGGTTCCAGAACCCCGGCGGAAACGTCGAGACGACCATCGACGCGGGCGCGCAGCAGGCCGCCTACGACGGGCTCGGCGGCAAGAAGGGCGCCGTCGCGGCGATCGACCCGTCGACCGGGAAGATCCTCGCGCTGGTCTCCACCCCGTCGTACGACCCCGGGAACATCGCGGGCACCGGCCAGTCCGACGTGAACGCCTGGAACAGCCTGAACGGTTCGTCCAGCCGGCCCATGCTGAACCGGGCGATCCGCGAGACCTATCCGCCGGGCTCGACGTTCAAGGTGGTCACGGCCGCGGCGGTGCTGGAGAACGGCATCGTCGACGGGACCGGCACGGCGACCGACACCCCGTCCCCGTACACCCTGCCGGGCACGACCACCCAGCTGACGAACGAGTCGTCGTCCGACGCCTGCGAGAACGCCACGCTGGAGTACGCGATGGCCGCCTCCTGCAACACCGTGTTCGCCAACCTCGGGGTGAAGGTCGGGCTCTCCGGCATGGTGAAGATGGCGCAGAACTTCGGCTTCAACGACACCAAGATGCGGATCCCGATGACCGCCGCCAAGTCGAACTTCGACACCGACATGGACAAGGCGCAGCTCGCGCTCTCCTCCATCGGCCAGTTCGACACGTCGGCCACCCCGTTGCAGATGGCGATGGTCTCGGCGGCCGTCGCCAACGGCGGGACGCTGATGCAGCCGCACCTGGTGGAGAAGACGACGAAGAAGAACGGCACGACGGTGTCGACCACCGACAACAAGAGCTACCAGCAGGTCATGTCGGCCTACACCGCGACGCAGCTCCAGCAGCTGATGGTCGACGTCGTCGAGAAGGGCACCGGCACCAACGCGCGGATCCCGGGCATGACGGTCGGCGGCAAGACCGGCACCGCGCAGAACGGCGTGAACAACGAGGGCGTGCCGTACGCCTGGTTCATCTCCTACGCGCAGGGGCCGGACGCCTCCACGCCGCAGGTGGCGGTCGCCGTGGTGGTGGAGGACGCGTCGGCGAACCGGGCGGACATCAGCGGCGGGGGCAGCGCGGCCCCCATCGCCCGGTCGGTGATGGAGGCCGTGCTCGGCTCGTCCCGCGGCTGA